The Emys orbicularis isolate rEmyOrb1 chromosome 9, rEmyOrb1.hap1, whole genome shotgun sequence genomic sequence gaccttgaaaggtcatcgagtccagccccctgccttcactagcaggaccaagtactgattttgccccagatccctaagtggccccctcaaggattgaactcacaaccctgggtttagcaggccaatgctcaaaccactgagctatccctcccccaggatGGCAACCTGTTTGGGCCGGAGCTCATTAATATTATGATAAAAGCAGTCTTCAGTGATGAGATAGCTGAAGGTGTCAGTCAAATGCATACTTTTGGTCATGATTTGTATGAAACCTTTAAAACCCAAAGAATTATCCCAGGCTCTTTCAATCTATGGGTTCCAGTCAAGAAGAACAGACTAAAGCTATGCTCTTATATAAGAGATAAAGTCAGAGTGAAGGTGGCAGGGATGATGACTGAGTTAACCACACATAGGACATTGTTTGCTCTTCTCCTGGTTGTGTCCAGATCTCAAAATGATGTTGACATGTGAGACTTCGGAAATGTAAAAGTTCTCTGTGGTACCACAATTGATGTTTGAATGTGATAGAACAATGCATATGTACCAGGCAAAAAGCAAACTAATGCACATCTTCCATTGTGTTCCTAAGCCACCACCTATTAACAATGTGGCCGGGACCTTATACCAGCAGAGACCTTTCAGCATAGCAATCATAGATGCTATGGTTGAGATATATGCTCTCAACAAACCAGAAACTGTTAATACCTGCCACAATTTGGCTGAACACTTCATTATGAGGCTACAGAGAAAATACTGGATGTATGACGAAGTCCACCTTGCATTTGACATGTATGCAGAGaaagcaatgaaaaatattacCAGGCAGAAGAGACTCCATGGTATTACAACTGTCCAATACAAAATAATTGACTCCACAAACTTCTCCAATGTCACAATGGAAGGTTGACTGGAAAGACCAAATTATCTTACTGGAAGGCATTTGATTCAGCCTCCAAAGACTTTCCTCACTCTTAAGGTACTCAGAACGGCTGAGACAGTCACTGATGAGGTCATAAATGCACTAGAGGCGTTCGTATGCTGAGTTTATCATTTTAAGACCAACATGACAACACTCGCAGAGCTAAGTAGATGGATGTTTTCCAAGAAGCAGACAAATGGagaaaaattgccagtgacaAGGGGTGCATTTATACCTGCTAACACAAGGGCAAATTATCAAGCAATGGAATGGCTCCAGGATGATTGAACACATCCAAAATGATTCTCCCTATCGGACATGGATGGGTCTTGTTATGTGTGAAATACCATATACTCCTGAATTAATCCTTCAGCTAATCAGATGCTCACCCTGTAAATGTTTGGCCATCAGCCTGTCTTGTATGGAAAGGTGCGAGTGTGGCGTGGACAAGGATCAGTGTGACAGCATGTCTAGCAGTGGTGCCCTAGACCGAGATGACATGGATAGTGATTTtgctgaataaatgttttcaatcCTACAAGTCAAGGCTAACTTCCCTAGGATTACCAAAGATCAATGTCTTTTTTATGTAAGCATTGCATTCCTGAGTTGAAGTATAATTAAATAAAGttgatttttaagcattttctcaaatataattgttctaggtttgtcatgttGGATACCATTATGTTTGTCAGAGAAAGGGCTTTTGAGTGATACCCATCTCAACCCATTTCCAACATTACTCTGTTATCAAAATTTCCATCGACCAGAGGacctggagctggggggagaaagATGCGAGTTTATGCCTGTCGCAGAGGATAATAccattgaaattatgattctgtagatttttatgAATCAACTGGCACTTCACTGTCACTAACTTGCCCACAGAATGAGATTTTACTACATTACACTCCCAGACTAAAATGGAAACTTGCAcggctgctgcccatgctgtaccttTCACTAGCACCACATTCATACCAAATAAATATACATCTGTATTTTTCTAATCCAAGCATAATCTAATAGTATTTGTAGACTTTGCGGGAGATGTTAGTCACACTACCCTGTGCTGTGATCCTATTAGATTTAGCTAAACAAGATCAAACTGGGTCAGTACTTGGATGATAGACCACTAAGGAAAACCTAGGTGCTCTAGGAAGTAGAATTGGTGATCCAATAGGTGTCAGCCAGTGCGGAACTGAACTGATGCCCCAACATGGTGTTGGGGGGAACTGTGCTATTGGAAGTTCTGTCTTTCAAATGACATATAAAATCAAGATCTTGAGCATTCGTGATCATTATGGAGTCCATGGAGTAGGGCagtatcctggccaaattccaacttgggTAATTACACTCTGCTCACTTAAGGTGTACAGTGATGGTTTCCACATATCGGTGTTGGATAAAGTGACTCCTGTGCATAGTTTGAGAATCAATTCaagtctgtaaagcactttgggatcttcCAGAATGAATGGTGCAATAGAAATGTCACCTTATCCTTTACAGATCGTTCCAGAAAGCCTTGTGTTGAATGACTTCAGTGCTGATTTCCTTAAAGTGCCAATGTTCCAATTGATTATTTGGTATGTCCGAGGTGTATAGGATAGCAAGGGAGTGTATTTTCCCTATTAATTGCCTCAGTGCAACGTACataatttttttctctccctgaaCTCTCCTGTTTTTGTACCCAGATTTGATTACTTGCATGCAATGTTTGCCTTGTACATCCACAAGTTTTCTGGATGAGATCACTGTATTTCACTGGGATATTGCTTCTGGTCTATAGCAGGTAGACCTTACACTGATTAGTTCTTAATTCTTTTACTCCACATTAAAGATAGAACCAagaaaacggttactcaccttctcgtaactgttgttctttgaggtgtgttgttcacgtccattccaatcaggtgtgtgtacATGCACGTGCATGGTAGCCAGAacatttttcccttagcagcatctcAATATAGAGCCCTTCAGtaccttcttgccggctactccgacagaggggtaggagggtgggtattggaatggacacgaacaacacatcttgaagaacaacagttacgagaaggtgagtaaccatttttttctttttcaagtgcATGTTCGTGTCCATTCCCAATCAGATGACTCTCAAGCCCAGATTCAGGAGGTGAGGTTGGAGTCGTCCACTGATTGGAGCACCACTCTTCCAAAGGccacatcatctctggcctgttgGGTGATTGCATAGTGCATGGTGAAAGTGTAAATGGAGGACCACATCGCcactctgcagatttcctgggtgggaaCCTGCGCCAGGAACCCTGTTGAAGAGGCCTGAGCCCTGGTAGAATGCACAGTGATCGAAGGAGCAAGTACTCCTGCCAGGTTGTAGCACTCCcggatgcaggacgtgatccatgacGAAATCCATTGAGAAGAGACAGgaagacctttcattctgtctgccactGCCACGAATAACTGCACCGAGTTTCAGAATGGTTACATTCTCTCGATGTAGAAGGCTAGCGCTCTGTGGACATCCAATGAGTGAAGTCTTTTCtccctgctgccagggccggctccagcttttttgccgccccaagcggtggaaaaaaaccaaacccgattgagctgccgcagaagtgccgccgaagagaaagagacagagtgaaggacccgccgccgaattttcGCCAAAGACTAAAACGGAGTGCTGAAGTGCCGGACGTGCCGTCCTGATAAtggacagagtgccgcccctttctattagCCGCCCCAGgtacctgcttcctttgctggtgcctggagccggccctgcctgccgctCGAGTGCGGCTTAGGATAGAATACCAGgtggaagatgtcctggttgatgtgaaactgggaAACAACCTTCAGGAGGAAAGCCGGGTGAGGTctgagctggaccttgtccttatggaacacagTGTAAGGGGGCTCTGAAGTCAGGaccttgagctcagacaccctcctggctgaggttatTGCTACCAGAAACGCTACCTTGTATGAGAGATGGAGCAGGGAGCATGTCGCCAAAGGTTCAAAGGGTGGTCCCATGAGTCTGGAAAGGACCAGATTGAGATCCCAAGCCGGGACAGGCTGCCGGAAATGTGGGTATAGCCTGTCGAGCCCTTTAAGGAAACGGCTGACCATAGATTTGGCAAAGACCGAGCGGCCCTCTGCACCTGGATGAAAGGCAGTGATGGTGGCCAAGTGAACCCTTATTGACGACAtggacagcccctgctgcttgagATGGAGGAGATAGTCTAATATAAATTGCAGAGGCGAGCATCAGGGGTGAATGATGCTGTGCcgaccagattgaaaatctcttccacttagcAAGGTAGAtagctctggtggagggctttctactgccCAGGATGATTTATCTAACCGAGTCTGAGCAGGAGAGCTCCATGGAGCTTCCACACCATGAAGTGCAGCAACTCTAGGTTCGGATGTTGGAGACCACCATGATCCTAAGTTAGTAAGTCTGGGAAGAGCGGCAATGTGACTGGCGCTTCCATGGACATTTTCAGGAGTGATGTGTACTCGTGttggcggggccaggctggagctatcagAATCACCGAAGCTTCTTCCCTCCAtatcttgaggagcaccttgtgaacgAGAGGGATGGGCGGGAACGCATATAGGAGATGGCCTCCCCATGGGAGGAGGAACACGTCCGTGATGGATcctgggctgtgattcaggaaggagcaaaactgctgaTACTTCCTGTTGTGGTGCGTGGcgaacaggtctatctggggaaaaCCCCACTGATGGAAAATTGAGTTCACGATGTCCGGGCGAAGGGACCACACATGGTCATGGAACGACCTGCTGAGATGGTCCGCCAACTCATTTTGTACTCCAGGGAGGTATGATGCTTGCAGGTGTATCGAGTGTTCtgcacagaagtcccacagcatgagggcttcctggcacatgGGAGAAGAGCATGCACCcccgtttgttgatataaaacatcgcCACGGTGTTGTCTGTCATGACTGATACACATCTCCCTGCAAGGTATGCTCAAAGTCTGGCATGCCAGACATacagctctctgacattgatgtaGAGAGCAATGTCAGAAcctgagaccagaggccttgGGTTCTGAGGTCTCCCAAATGTGCCCCCAGCCCAAATCTGACATGCCCGTCACTAGTGAGAGGGATGGCTGAGGGCTGGTGAAAGGGACCCCTGCAGATACTACCTGTGGGTcgagccaccacaggagggagtcAAGTACCGGGCAAGGCAGGGTTACAATCCTGTCCAAACTGTTGTGGGCTGGCCGATACACTGATGCCAGCCATTATTGAAGAGGTCGAAGTCTGGCATGCTGTACTATGTAGGTACAAGCTGCCATGTGTCCTAGAAGTTTTAGGCAGTTTCATGCTGTGGTGGTGGGACACTGTCTGGGACCTTGAATAATGTCACCCAGGGCTTGAAATCTCACTCTGGAAGGAATGCCCTGGTGTGTGTCGAGTCCAGTACCATCCCTACAAATTCTATCATCTGAACTGGGGACAGCGTTGATTTCCCCTCGTTCAGTAGCAGGCCCAGTTCATCGAAAGAAGCTCTTATGAAGGCGAACTGCCTTTCTACTTGAGTCCTGGATTGGCCCTTGACCTGTACCTGTCGCCTGTGGAGGAACGTggccacgactgccatgcacttgctAAATATTTGAGGTGTGGCTGACAGGCTGAATGGGAGGACTGTGAACTGGTAGTGGGTGTTgttcaccacaaacctgaggtattTTCTGTTGGACTGAGTTATTATTATGTGAAAGTATGCATCCTTCAAGTtaagggtggcataccagtctcctggatctaatgaagggatgatggaggccaaagagaccatgtggaactcGAGCTTCACAAACTTTTTGAGTTCTCGCAGGtctaggatgggcctgagcctgcCTTTGGCTATCAGTATTAGGAAATACCGAGAATAGAAACCATTGCCCTTCTGttcctgaggaacctcttccactgcccccagcaAAAGGCGCGAGTGCACttcctgtgtaaggagttgctcgtgagagagGTCCCCGAAGAGGGACATTGAAGGATGGTGGAAGGGTGGGAGGGTACAGAATAGGATGGAATATCCCCTCTGTACTGTGCAGAACACTCAGCAGTGAAGtgataagggaccaagcacggtagaaAGGGGACAGTCGGGACAAAAAGGTAAGGCGGGGTAGATCCAGTTTTTGTTCTGGTGCGCCATCCTCGACTGCACTTCAAAAGGCCTGTTTCGGGACAGAAAGTGGCTTGGATTGGCCAGAGCTCTGGCCTGATGACGGGTGTGGCCTTTTCCCTCCACTCCTGTTCCTCCTCTGGGAACCATCCTGATGGTTCCGCTGGTAGAAGCGCAGGGAAGGTTGTGGTCTAAAATGCTTCTGCTGCGTAGCGGGAGTATGGAGGCCCAATGATTTGAGAGTGGTTCTCAAGTGCTTTTGGCTATGCAGCCTTTTGTCTCTTTTCTCAGAAAAGAGAGCCGAATCCTCGAATGGGAGGTCCTGAATAGTCTATTGGATCTCATATGGCAGGCCCGAGACGTGGAGCCAGGAGCCCCTTGTCATGGCTATGCCCGTAGCTGCATCCGTTCCGTCCAGTGCGGCTTGTAGCGAAGCTCGCGAAATgagcttcccctcctccaccagaacTGAAAACTCGGTGCGGGAGTCCTGCGGTATCAGCTCCGCAAATTTTGCCATTGCCCCACATGTGTTGTAGCAGTACCTGCTGACAATAGCCTGCTGATTAGAGATTTGGAGCTGCAATCTGCCAGTGGAATAGACCTTTCTCCCGTAAAGGTCGAGTTGTTTTGCCTCCCGATTCTTTGGGGAGGGTCCGTGGAAGCCCTGGTGTTCACGTTGGTTGGCAGCATCAATAGAGAGAGTCAGGTGGGGGATGAACATACAAATGCTTGTAGCATCTGGATGGCACAAAGTAGCGCCTTTCGTTGTGCTTAGCTGTAGGGGGCAAtgaggctggggtctgccacaaaGTTTTTGTGGTGTCAGAGATGATCTTTACAAGAGGCAAGGCGATACATGCAGGTCTGGAGGGGGCAAGGATGTCTACCATTGGATCTGCGTCCTCCACTACCTTCTCCGCCTGAATACCCTGGGCAACCCGCCGCAGCAATTGCTGCAGAACCCAGCTgttctccagggctggggctgtagcCAGGCCCGCCAGCGCCTTGTCTGGTGAGGATGAGGAAGAGACCCCCATAAGGGGTAGCTGCTCCCTTCCTTCTGCACCCAAAGGGTCCTGCGGCACCTGGATTTCTTGGGCCGGTGCCGACTCGGATGGGGTCGTGTCCCTCGGTGTCAAGACTGCATACACCGACGCTGGTGCTGAAAGTGTAATCGGTGCCGAGGCTGTCATCGGTGCCGGAGACCTTGTCAGTGTTGGAGATGTCGGAGCCGAAACAACTGGGGCTGGTGCAGGCTGCACCGGTGCTGGAGGCGATGGGATGGTGGTGCCGGGTGGCAATGCAGCTGTCCCTGATCCTGCCAATGCCAATGGTGCTGGCGGGAGTACAAACATGGCTGAGGCCACCGATGTTGCCCTGGGatgtgacccttggctctgaaCTTCGCTTTGATGAAAAGCCCAGagagtccaaaagggccattgctCCGGGGGCTGCCATTGCACGGGCCACGGTGCCAGGTAAGGGTGCCGATCCTGTGTTGACACTCCTACGGGACCGATAGGAGTCCAACTCTGAGGTGTCTGAAAAAGAGGACCACGGAGGAGCGCTATTTCTAGGCGCCAACCGTTCATGCCGAGGACTCGGGGACCGGCACAGCTGCTGGGTCTGTTCTGGTGCCCGGGAGTGGGGCGCGCCAGGGTTGGCGATCGACGGGACATCATGGCGGGCTTTCCCCTTGAAGGTGCACGGGGAGCGACCAGTGCCGGTGACCTGTCCAGTCTAGGAGGGGAGAACGGTGCCGTGAGATGGAGCAATTCTTGGGCTGCCTCGAATGCCTCTGGAGTTGAAGGGAGGTGCAGCTCCCTGTCTCGGCCTCAGTGAACGAGGAGGGTCCGGACTCAACTGCCCTTCCATGTGGGCAGGAGTCGATGCAACCGTCACCGGTGTTGGAGCAGAAGTAGTGTGGCCCAGCTCGGGTCTCACAATGGCTGGCTCCTTAGGCCTAACGGGGAGAACGACCGCTCTCTGGCCTCTTCTTCTGCAGTACTGGCGATTGAGAACAGTGCGTGCGTGTGGCATGTGAGCCATGAATGGAGCCGGGATGATACCGTGAGTACTTGTCCTTACTCAGCACCGGTGCTTGTGCTGATGGTGCCGGAGCTCTCCGCACCGAGGAACTCAGCACAGGGTCAGTCGACCCGGGGTCAGACTGGGGGCGGAGTGCAGCTTCCATTAACAGGACCTTCAGGTGCTGATCTCTATCCTTTAATGCCCTGGGCCGAAAGGTCTTGCAGATGGTGCAACGATCCTTCTGATGGTTCTCTCCTAAACACTTCAAACACGAAGTGTgaggatcgcttctgggcatacaTGTGCCGCAGACTTCGCAGGCTTTGAAGCCCGGAGACCCGGGCATGCCCTGGCATCGAGAGAGTGTAGGAGGGGAACCCTCCTCCCtccaaagaaaacaatgtaacacTAAGGGCTGCTGACTATTTAATTAACACTACAGAGCTAATGAAAACTATGTATATAGACTGCTAAATGCACTTGCCAAGACAAGAGCACAGGAAAGTTCCAGCTAatcgtcactggcggtaagaaggaactgagggggtggcgggtcggcagggctctatattgaaTGCCCTAAAGGTgcaactccagggggcacccagaCCGATCCAACAGATGCTGCTATGGGAAAATCTTCTGACTACCGTGCATGTGCATGcgcgcacacctgattggaatggacatgaacaagcactcaaagaagaatacaTTGTTTTGGTTACCTTATGTAGTTCTAAGGAGAGTAGTTTTCTTGACCTTCATTATTTAAAGTCAGCTTGTGCCAGACTTCAGAGGACTGATAAACTTGAAGAATCCCAATAGAAAAAGCCACCTCAGTGACTAACATTCTGTTGCCCTCGCTGGTATCAGTTACCCTTCAATTAGCAGCTAAAATCTGAAATGCACAAAGTAGTAATGGCTATTGACAAGAAGCTTGTAAATGAATGGGCAGTTCTCCCAGCCTTTCAAAGAGATCTGATGATTCAGCATGGCAGCACTGCAAGTGCCAAGTATGAGATAATCAGACCTGCAGAGCCGTATGCTGCATAGGCAGGATTGTTTCTGGAATGACTTTTTGGTTCTTTCTAAGCTACTTTCACCTCTTGTTGGTTGCCAGTCCTGCCTTTGGGAGCATGAGCATCATTGGCTCTGGACTCTTGTTTAAAGGCACTTTGTAAAATAATGTATTGTTTGCACAAAGCCTGTTTCTTAATTAGAACTGTTAATGGAATAAGTAACGCCGATTGTAAAGGGATGTAATGATGGTTATATAgtgctttcatcccaaaggatcccaaaatGCCTTACAAGCTATATACAGCCACATATGCTCCAAAGTATGAGCATCTCATGACATTTGGGTATCTTGTTAGTTTCCTGAATTGACTTTTGAGTATATTGCTAGTAACTCTTTTTGTGAGCACACGATGGCGCCGTTGAAACCAGGTAGTTTTCAGGCCTAACAGTTTGCTCCATGAATTTGTTCAGAGCTGAGGGGAAACATGCGTGTGTCCTGTGTGTTGATGCTGCATGCCTAGTGGGAGTGTCATAACAAATGGTTGAGGGAATGGCAGAAGGAGGGGACGCCGGTGCTCCGCCCATCCATCTGTGGGTGCGACGGGTAGGCGTCTACTGTGATGAACGCCGTAAAACATGGCTCGTGGCTGTGGAAGAGGCAAGTGACTTTCAAGCTTCTCAGTGATCATAGTTCTGACATCGTGGATGTCTTTACTGCACTGCTAATAACTGACTATTCTTCTCTTGTGTACTTTCCCCTAGGAGGCAGGTACCCTGAGGGCCCGGATTCAACGAGTTCGGGTCCCCCTGGGTGAGGCACTGCGACCCAGCCAACTTCCCCCATCGCAACTGCCTCACATGTGGCAGCTTTCCGAGGGCGAGCAGTACAGGGATAGTAACTCTCGCATTTGGGAGATACAGCACCACCTAATGGTAAGGCTGGTGGCAAACCTGAGTCATACATGTTTGTGAAGTGATTTGAGATCATTGAGGAAAGATGCTGTAGAAGGGCaaagaaatattattattattgaggtaTATTAGCTCTTTTCCACAGTGGTTTAGGTGTACTGAACTTTTCCTTGTAATTTACAGATCGGGGGAGTTGAGGAGCTGCTGCTTAGACTCATGCCCGGTGATTAACCTGGTAAGTGTCACCATTTCCTCTCTTTCTTACTCTTCTTTAACTATTTGTAGTGGTCCTTTAATATGAATTTTTGTCTTTCAGGAGCGGTGCCTCTAGGAAGATGTCCCTGTTTGTTTTGTACAATATATGATTCTCCCACCTCAGAGGTGGgaggtggcagctgtttaacagcacacagcagcacCACACAAGAGTTTAGGACAGGCAGTGAAGAAGAGTATCATGTCCAATTGAAACTACAAGGGGCAgttttaggtaggcagaatgtaatttccCTGACTGGAGTTTGGCCAGGATACTGGGGCTAATATCCCATCTGTTTTGAAAGGTGCCATGGGATTGTTAATGACCATGAATGGTCAGAATGTCTGTTTCATATCCTATCCACAAGACAGTACATCAGCATCTCCTAGCACTGTGTGGGGACTTTGGCTTAATGGTGGCTCAGAGGGAAGAATGATGCCCcaacgccacttcctgcagcatctgCATTTTCTTTGGAGTCTTCCATCCAACTACTAAACCTGTCCACCTCTGCTTTCCTTTTGATCTCAAAGTGTCATGACGATAGACAGGTCAAATTGCGTGTCAAAAACCCCATCTTAAAAAGGTTTGAGTCTGATAGGCTCATCTGCTGCATTTTTTGCTAGGTTGTTTTAATCTACCGATCGCCAAGACgttttcttaaaaaaagtaaTCCTTTTTAGGACCACAGAAATATGCTTTTATTTATAAATTCCTCTCCAGAGGCAGTTCTATGACAAATGCTGTTTCCCTAGCAGCGCCGCTCCCCCCAGCAATGTTGGTACATcaaaatatatttgagcataaTAAGCTCTACCTGAATTGAACTGTTAAACTAAAACAACCATGTTCATTTAAGCATCATTCAGATTCAGCGTGGGTGAGAGTTCACTAATTGCCAAATGGAAAAAGAACTAGATTTGACCAGGAAGAGATCTTCAGGTTTTACAAGATGAACCCTTCAAGATACCCATCATCCACTTTTCATTCCTTGCCTAACTTTAGCTGTCCCCAGTGATATCCTAGGGTGTTTAAAGCATTGTTGCTCCCTGGGCCAACGGAGGACAGGAAAGGGGGGAAGGCTCTGTGGTCAACTTGTGGGGATAAGGGATTCTTTGTGTGTCTCACAGTGACCCTAAAGCAGCATGAGACTGGCTTTGAATGGGGACCCATCCAATTGTCCATTGTGAGGAGGGTATATGAGCAGGGAAAATGTGAGCTCCCTAGGGTCTAAGTCTTAGGCAGTGCCTTGCCCAGCCCCTAGAGAAAACCCAAACCCCACTGTTTGTATAGTAACATTTTCCTATCATTCTAGTTCTGTGGATATGCCCCAGAAGGATCCCTGCCAGAAACAAGCCTGTGAAATACAGAAATGCTTGCAAGGTACCATGTGCAATGTTTTCTTTTTggtgtcttttttgtttgtttgtttttgtttttaaatttaacccCATCCTCCTTTCTCCCTAGCAAAAGGAATAAGGCAAGGACAAAAAATGACTTAGTTGCAAATGTAATGTAGTTGTAAAATCAGATTTTAATATCACCACATTGCATTTGATTTGATGTAACTAAACTCCACTACTGTACAACAAAGAGTTTGTTATAATAAAGGATAGTACTTATTTGTGTGTCTGGAGATAGATATATAGACGAGGCAGTGGTGGTGTAGTATGGAGTAAAGTTTGCA encodes the following:
- the MTCP1 gene encoding protein p13 MTCP-1, producing MVEGMAEGGDAGAPPIHLWVRRVGVYCDERRKTWLVAVEEEAGTLRARIQRVRVPLGEALRPSQLPPSQLPHMWQLSEGEQYRDSNSRIWEIQHHLMIGGVEELLLRLMPGD